The proteins below are encoded in one region of Silene latifolia isolate original U9 population chromosome 2, ASM4854445v1, whole genome shotgun sequence:
- the LOC141632919 gene encoding 6,7,8-trihydroxycoumarin synthase-like: MLILLFAIVFPPLIFLLLLHKLKKHEPPLRTPPGPKGLPFIGNLHQYDITAPHDYFAKLGKVYGPVVGLTLGQVPVVVVQSAEMAKEVMKTQDLNFCSRPKLVGMHRLSYNGLDIALAPYSDYFREFKKLSVVHLLSSKRVESFAPIRRDEVSRLIHKVSLLSSTSQVVNLGELLMSYGSSNISRIAFGKSAIVRGAIRVLGNAIIFNIGN; this comes from the exons ATGTTGATATTGCTCTTTGCAATTGTCTTCCCACCTCTAATTTTTCTTCTATTACTTCATAAGCTTAAGAAACATGAACCACCATTGCGTACACCTCCTGGCCCTAAGGGACTACCCTTTATTGGAAACTTGCACCAATACGACATCACGGCTCCCCATGACTACTTTGCCAAGTTAGGCAAGGTTTATGGTCCAGTTGTTGGTCTGACACTTGGACAGGTACCCGTTGTCGTGGTTCAATCAGCAGAGATGGCCAAAGAGGTCATGAAAACCCAAGACCTTAACTTTTGTAGTAGGCCTAAATTAGTTGGGATGCATAGGCTAAGTTACAATGGTTTAGACATAGCTTTAGCTCCATATAGTGATTATTTTAGAGAGTTTAAGAAGCTTTCAGTTGTTCATCTCTTGAGCTCTAAGAGAGTTGAGTCTTTTGCTCCGATTCGTCGAGACGAAGTCTCAAGGCTAATCCATAAGGTTTCGTTGCTCTCTTCTACTTCTCAAGTGGTTAACTTGGGTGAGTTGTTAATGAGTTATGGGAGTTCTAATATTTCTAGGATTGCTTTTGGAAAGAG TGCTATTGTACGGGGTGCTATTAGAGTATTAGGTAACGCTATCATTTTCAATATTGGAAATTAG